The following is a genomic window from Synechococcus sp. MW101C3.
AGGCATTTCCCCCTAGAGCCGCGTCCTGCCATGACCCTTTCGGCAACCCGTCCGGTGCCGGATGCCATCACACCCACCCAGCAGCGCTTGGAGGTGGAGTTGTTGCTTGGGGAACGTGTGCTCCGTCCGCAGGAGCTGGAGCAGGCGGATCCAAAAGCGTTTGAGGCCTGCCCTTCGATCGGCAGTGAGAGGTGGCGCGGCTTGGCGAGCTTGCCGATTCGGCGCATCGGGAACCGGCTCGTGTTGGCCGTGCCCACCTTCTGGGGATCGGACCAGCGTCACGAGCTGATGGAGACGATCGCTGGCGACGGATTGGAACCCGATTTGCGTCTTGCTCTAAAGGGCGAAATCGAGGTTGTGCTCAAGGCGAGGCTTGAGGAGCTGGATGCTGCTGTCGCTCGTGATGGTGACGGCTCAGGTGATTCCTTGCCGAACCCCGAAGAGACGCAGCAGGAGGCCCGTGTGGAGCGGGTCTCTTTGCTGGAGAACCTGAGCCTCGAACGGCAGCTCGACGAAGCGCCAGCCGAAGACGATGCCTATATGAATCTTGATGAGGGCATTGCCGCCTCGAGTGCTTCGCCGGTGGTGAGTCTTGTGAATCGGATTCTGATCAAGGCGATCGACAGTGACTCCAGCGATGTGCACGTTGAACCTCAGGAAGAGGGCCTGCAGATCCGCTTCCGCCAGGACGGCGTGCTGCAACCTCTGGAACTCCTGCCAAGAAGCCTCATCCCTGCAATCACCTCACGGCTGAAGATCATGGCCGATCTGGACATCTCCGAACGGAGGATGCCGCAGGACGGCCGCATTCGACGGGTTTATAACGGGCGGACAATTGAACTGAGAGTAAGCACCCTGCCCAGCCGCTGGGGTGAAAAGGTGGTGATGCGGCTGCTGGACAGCTCCGCCACAAAGCTTGGTCTTGACAAGCTGATCAGCTCTCCAGCGATCCTCAATCTGGTGCGCACGCTGGGGTCACGCCCCTTCGGGATGATCCTGGTGACCGGACCAACCGGATCCGGCAAATCCACCACGCTTTACTCCCTGCTGTCGGAGCGTAACGTCCCGGGCATCAACATCTCCACAGTTGAAGACCCGATTGAATACATGCTCAAGGGCATCACCCAGACCCAGGTGAACCGCGACAAGGGCTACGACTTCAGCAATGCCCTGCGGGCCTTCATGCGGCAGGACCCCGACGTTCTGCTGGTAGGTGAAACCCGCGACGGAGAAACGGCCAAGACTGCGATTGAGGCCGCCTTGACCGGACACCTCGTGCTCACCACCCTCCATTGCAACGATGCCCCCAGTGCGATCGCCCGCCTCAACGAAATGGGCGTGGAGCCCTTTCTGATCAGTGCCTCCCTGTTGGGAATCGTGTCGCAGCGTTTGCTGCGGCACGTTTGCACGAAGTGCCGGGTGGGCTATCACCCCGGCCCTGAAGAGCTCGGCCACTTTGGCCTCCTATCCAGCCCTGATACAAAGGTCACTTTCTACAAAGCCTTTCGGCCTGAACCTGATGCCACCCACGTCTGCAGCACCTGCCAGGGAAGGGGCTACAAAGGCCGCATCGGCGTTTACGAGGTGCTCCAGTTCAATGAAACCATCGCTTCAGCTGTGGCACAGGGGGCGAGCACCGATGTGATCCGCAAGCTGGCCCTGGAAGCTGGGATGAAAACCCTGCTCGGCTACGGCCTGGATCTGGTGCGGGAGGGGCACACCACACTGGAGGAGGTGGAGCGCATGCTGCTCACCGACACGGAGCTTGAATCGGAACGCCGTGCCAGAGCCCTCACCACCTTGAGCTGCAGCGGCTGCGGGGCCGGGCTCAAGGATGAAT
Proteins encoded in this region:
- a CDS encoding GspE/PulE family protein, whose protein sequence is MTLSATRPVPDAITPTQQRLEVELLLGERVLRPQELEQADPKAFEACPSIGSERWRGLASLPIRRIGNRLVLAVPTFWGSDQRHELMETIAGDGLEPDLRLALKGEIEVVLKARLEELDAAVARDGDGSGDSLPNPEETQQEARVERVSLLENLSLERQLDEAPAEDDAYMNLDEGIAASSASPVVSLVNRILIKAIDSDSSDVHVEPQEEGLQIRFRQDGVLQPLELLPRSLIPAITSRLKIMADLDISERRMPQDGRIRRVYNGRTIELRVSTLPSRWGEKVVMRLLDSSATKLGLDKLISSPAILNLVRTLGSRPFGMILVTGPTGSGKSTTLYSLLSERNVPGINISTVEDPIEYMLKGITQTQVNRDKGYDFSNALRAFMRQDPDVLLVGETRDGETAKTAIEAALTGHLVLTTLHCNDAPSAIARLNEMGVEPFLISASLLGIVSQRLLRHVCTKCRVGYHPGPEELGHFGLLSSPDTKVTFYKAFRPEPDATHVCSTCQGRGYKGRIGVYEVLQFNETIASAVAQGASTDVIRKLALEAGMKTLLGYGLDLVREGHTTLEEVERMLLTDTELESERRARALTTLSCSGCGAGLKDEWLECPYCLTERA